The following DNA comes from Verrucomicrobiota bacterium.
AGAGATTTTATAATCCACGGTAGAACATGCGTCTATCAAAGTCATTTACGGATTCGCATTTGAGCTCTATAAACATCAACTCGGACCTCTCTTTCACCTAACAATCCTCCATTGTCTTATCAGGAAGCACTCGCCCTTGAGGTCACAATATTCAAAATCAAACAACATCCACCCATTGCTCCCTATGCTGTGTTTGGGTTGATGTTCAGTCTATTTATTTTCGCTTCGGTTTGGATACTTCCTGCTATTGATTCCAATAAATCCGCCCGAGGATTTCCCACTGAAATGAACCATTATGTGGACTCTTCAGGTGGCGCAGTAGCATCATACCAATTCTGAGATTGGCGCGCAGGATACTTCTTCTACGCGGATCGGTCTATCCCCATTTGATTAGTCCAACAGATCTTCAACGCTATTGGAAAGAGCAGTCTCTCCCTTTCATACTTGTTGAAGATGACTGGAGGTGGGCGATCTTCTTCCGGATAACAAACGTGTATGGCAAGGAAAGATCGGTAACACAGAGGCCTTTCTCTTTTCAAAAATTTCCAATCATCTAGAAGACCGAGAACTTTGTATCCGTCCGGCGTTTTAAATGCCCTGAACTTTCCACTTGTCGGGGGTAAGGTTGGCCGGCCTGGGATTGGTCATGGAAGGAAGCCTGGTCAGGATGTCGGTAAAGTATGCCTGAGGTTCGATGGCGTGGCGTTTGCACGACTCGATCAGAGTATAGATCACCGCACTGCGATGGCCAACCCTGGGATGTCCTATAAACAACCAGTTTTTGGCCCCGAGTTTGCAGGGCCGGATACTTTGTTCGGTGAGGTTGTTATCGATACGGGTTTGAGGATGATCCAGTTCGCGCCGTTCGGCTTCCAGCTCCGCCAGGGCCAGTTGCAATTGCTCATCGCTAACGGTTTCTCCCTGTTTGCCACCGAACAGTTTGCGCTTCAGTGCCGCGATTTCCCACTTGAGTTTTTCGATGCGATGATCCCGCTCTGCTATCAACTGTTCCTGCTCTCGAGTCGTGCGCTTACTCGTTTCGAGCTGGTGCTCCAGCACCGCATTGCGGCTTTGGATTTCATGCTGCTGCTCAAGCGTAAGCATGTTTTGAATACAAACATAAACACGCTCTAATTGCCAGCCAATAGGTGCTTCAACCGCAACTTTTTTACGTCTCCACCCACCAGCAAACAGGCCAGCTCTTGCGCCGTTAACTGCTGGCGACCTGGGGATCTTCCGGCCAGTCAAAGCGATGGTGATGCAAGCGGCGCGTTCCCACCCAGGTTCCTTGATTGTCCACACTG
Coding sequences within:
- a CDS encoding transposase domain-containing protein → MTGRKIPRSPAVNGARAGLFAGGWRRKKVAVEAPIGWQLERVYVCIQNMLTLEQQHEIQSRNAVLEHQLETSKRTTREQEQLIAERDHRIEKLKWEIAALKRKLFGGKQGETVSDEQLQLALAELEAERRELDHPQTRIDNNLTEQSIRPCKLGAKNWLFIGHPRVGHRSAVIYTLIESCKRHAIEPQAYFTDILTRLPSMTNPRPANLTPDKWKVQGI